The genome window TTGAAGTGACTGGCCAACTTCGATGATATAGCCATCAGGATCTTTCATGTAACATCGCATTTCCCACCCGTGATTATTTATAGGTTCAGTAAGGAAAGTGGCACCTTTTTCTTTCCATTCTCTGTAGCATGCCTGGATATCTGCAACTCTTAAATTCAAAAAGCTGTCTACTTTATTTGAGTTTTGAGGGGCCTCTAAAATAGTATCAGGCTTATCGGGGGTAGGTCCTCCTCCGGAATTTAAAATTAACCACGAATTTGACAATCTGATTACACAGGGATTTTCTTTTACAATTACTGTTCCTCCAAGTACTTCAGAGTAAAAATTAGCAGATATTGCCTGGTCTCTTACAGTTAAAAAATGGGTAACATAAAATCCTTTTTCGGGAATTGGAACATTTGCTGGTATCATAATGAAATAATATTTTTTATGTAACCATACATAAAGGTCTTTGTTATAGTTGACTATTCTTTCAAGTGCTTTCGTGCGCAGAAAATACTCTTGTTGACCTTGATAAGATTCCTGAATCAATTACAACTAATACACTCCCAAATTTTGTTATACATGAAAGAAATAACAGGAGAAAGGAGGAGGTATAAAATGGCTATATTGGATACAGTTAAAAATTTGGGGGAATCAGTTTCCTCCAAGGGTTCAGAAGTGGAAACGTCTGTTGATGTTAACCTTGACAATAAAGATGTGTTGCCAAAAGAAGGAAAACTGACCGAACAAGCTACAGGTGCTTTGTCAGGGGCATTGGCTCCCGTAGCGGAAATGGGAACAGAAGCTGCAGCAAGTGCAATTGTTGCTTTCCTTAAAACTAGTGAAGGAAAAAAAGTAATAATGCCATTAGCGAAACATTACCTAAAAAAATACTGGTGGGCTTTGGCAGGAATTGCGGCATTTGAAGTAATTGGAATTTTTGCTACAATAAGGTTTTCCCTTTCAAGGAAATAGATTTTCCGGAAGTTCGTATTTATATTAAGTGATGCAAATCAATCCCAATAGTTCTCATTTGTTAAACTGAGAAATATTGGGATTATGACTATATAGAATTGAAGTGTTAATTCACTTTCATTCCCATTATCAATATATCATCAATCTGCTTTTCTTTAGTTCCCTTCCATGCTTCAATAGTTTTATTCAGAATATCCTTTTGTTTACTGAAAGGCTCTCTATGAATTTTCAACAGGAGATCTTTTAAATTTTTTACCATAAATTTTTTGCTCTCTGGTCCTCCAAACTGATCTTCATATCCATCGGAGAATAGATAGATATGCGTATCGCCATCGTAAGATACTGTATGCTTGGTGAAATCTCTGTGAGCCTGTCCCTGAGAGCCACCTATTGGATGTTTATCTCCTTTTAAATGCTCAAGCTCTCCGTTTTTAATTACAATCAATGGGTTCTTTGCGCCTGCGAATTCAATGGTTTTATCTTTGCGATTAATCACACATAAGGCCATATCCATACCGTCTTTATTATCATTCTTGTCTTGTTGAAGAGCAGACCTTACATTTTTATTAAGCTCAGTGAGTATTAAATGAGGCTCATAAATTTTATTGTATACAATCATGTTTAACAAATTGTATCCCACCATTGACATCAATGCACCAGGAACACCATGACCAGTGCAATCTGCAGCAACAACTATAACCTTATTATTTTCTGCACCACCTTCATTTCTATCATCACCATCATTCACATTAAAGAACCAGTAAAAATCTCCACTCACTATATCTTTAGGTTTGAACAGAATGAAAGAATCTTCGAATAAATGTTCATAGCTGCTCTCATTTGGCAACATTGCATTTTGAATTTTCTGAGCGTAGTTGATTGAATTGGTAATATTGTCATGCTGGTGTTTTATCACACCTAGTTGTTTTTCAATCTGATCGCTATACTGCCTCTTCTGGCGTAGGTTTTTATATATTACATATGCTAATATAGAAAGTGTTATTATACCTAAAATCAAGGAAGCGATTATTGCTGTAATGAACCTATGCCGAGCATCTTTCTCCTTAATTACCAATTCCTGATTTTTTAATCTTGACTCTTGCTCTTTAATTTTCAAGTCCTCGATTTCTCTTTCTTTTTTTAATAAATCTATTTGAGCAAGATGTTCTTTATTTTTTAAATCAAGAAGATCCAGAGAGTCTTTGGTTTTGCGTAATGAATCAGTTTGTCTGTTAAGCTCTTCTTCTGTCTGTTCTTTAACCCATTCAGCATTAAGAGTTTGTTCTCTAAGCTTAGACATTTCCAATTCATCCTTCCTCGATTGCTTTTCCAGCTGTTTCTTTTCTGCTGCCGTTTTAATTAAATTCAGCCAATACGTATACTCTTCTTCTTTTTTACGAGCTCCTGTTTTATGATTGAACTCTACCAGTAATTCATAAGTCTTGGCCAGAAGGCTCTCATCTCCGCAGGTCTTTGCCGTCTCGATTATTTTTTCAAGTTCGGTAATTGCCTTTTTTGTTTTGCCAGACTTTGCATGCAACTCAGCAGATTCTATCGCTTTTATTACAATTGATCGTTTATCCTGTACTTCCTTTCCTGAGCTACTTTTTTTATCAGCTCCTTCAGCAGATTGAAAGAGGAAAAGAGTAATAAGAAAAATGAATAAACCAATGTTCCTCATATCCAATTTCATCGTTAATGTTCTACCTATAATGCAACACTTATAAGAGTATTTAAACGAAATTGTAATTTGCAGGGAGGATAATTGTAAGATTTATTAATATAGTTGTAAAAAATTGTATTTAACAGAATGGGCTTTTAATTCCCGGTGCTCAATTAAAATTGGTATTTTAACTATCAACTTGAGTAATTCTGCGGTTAAATGCAAAAAGCAATATTCCCTTGAAGTTTATGAGGGCTAATTACTTTTTAGCACATTACTTCAAATTCTGAATATTACACAAAGCCTTTTTTTAGTTCCATGTGTAAGGGCTATGTGTGTTTGTATTGATAGAAAGAGAATTTATTGATGTTCAATAAGGGTAATGCTCCTAAAAAATCTTCAATTAGTTATAAAATAGTTTTTTTTCAGATAATTCTAATCATTTTCTAATCTGAGCTTTAGGGCATCTTAATGTCTGGATAATATTTTTGCTTATCCACAAAGTATTGTGGTATTGAAATTTAAGCTGTAAAAAGTAAAGATATGAAGACATTAACCAAAGAAATGCAATCCGCTATAACGCCTCAACAGGCCTTTCAGCTGTTAAAAAAGGGCAACGAGCGATTTATTAATAATCTGAAGGCTAATCGTAACTTACTACAACAGGTAAATGAGACTTCTGATGGCCAACATCCATTTGCAGTAATTCTTAGTTGTATAGATTCTCGTACATCTGCTGAATTAATATTTGACCAGGGGCTTGGAGATATCTTCAGTATCCGTATAGCCGGAAATATCTTAAATGAAGATATACTTGGCAGTATGGAATTCGCCTGTAAATTGGCAGGAGCGAAGATTATAGTTGTATTGGGACATTCTAAGTGTGGAGCTATTAAAGGTGCCTGTGATCATGCTAAATTGGGAAACCTTACAACATTGTTGGACAAAATAAAACCTGCTATTGATTCTGAAAATACAATTAAAGAAAATCGTAGTTCATCTAATGCAGAATTTGTAGAGAAGGTGGCAGATCTTAACGTAAAGCTTACTGTAAAAGCTATTACAGAAAGAAGTCCTATACTTAGAGAAATGATTCAAAATGGTTCAGTGAGTTTAGTGGGTGGGATGTATGATGTAGGATCGGGGTTAGTGTCCTTTTATGATGAGGAAACATTTGAAGTAGATTCCAAAATTCTGGCTGAAGAAAGCCTTACAAAATAATCCATACCTCCCTATTACCTGGCTTGTAGCCTTTACAAGCCAGGATTTCTTTTCTCAGTTGATGCTGCTCTGGCAATATTTTTTAATAGGATCATTAATTTTACTCTAGTATCTGCCCCCCTAAATTGAAGCTATTCATACATTCAAATTTCCAAATTTATCTTTCATTATTTTGTCTATTTCTACAACGCTATATACCAGAGAAGGATTAGATTCTTTTCTTAGCTAGACATGTGGAATATCCTGAAATGAATGCAAGAAATAACCGGCATCAAGACCAAGTTTAAAAGCTTCATGTGCATAAACCATATATCCATTTAATCCATTCACTATGGTTCTTAATACAGTTCCCTTTCAAAATTGTTAAAAAGGGCTGCTTTTTGACTTTTCTTAATGGTAAAATTTTTATGGAAAGTAAACCGCAACAAAGACCAATGTTGATAAGCAAAATGATCTGATAGTAGAGGATCGTTGTTTGAATAGAAATTTATAATAAGGTACTAAAGTCCCTTATTTTTTATCTATATTTATTTATAATATGCTGGCGGACACTCTTTAAACTATCCTACTGTGAATACTTATTCTGAAAAAACAAATCATAATAAAAGTCATTCATCAAACAATAAAGTTTCTCAAAAGGAAACCGGAATTATATCTACAACTCCCTTTGTAGATAACCGATCTGTGGCTATTGCACAAAGGAAAAGGCAAGAGGTGGCGGATAATAGTCCACAAGCAAGGCAAGCTATGCAATTACAAGTTATGGCTGATAATTATTCTGCTCAACAATACAAGCCAATCCAGAAGAAAGAAAATAAAACCGGTTTGCCTGATAATCTTAAATCAGGCATTGAAAACCTTTCCGGCTATTCAATGGATGATGTCAAGGTACATCGTAATTCAGATCAACCGGCTCAATTAAATGCTCTGGCTTATGCGCAAGGAAATGACATTCACCTGGGAGCGGGCCAGGAGAAGCATTTACCCCATGAGGCCTGGCATGTCGTGCAACAGAAACAAGGAAGAGTTCAGCCGACCATGCAGATGAAAGGCAACGTTGATATCAATGATGATGAGGGGTTGGAGAAGGAAGCGGATGTTATGGGTGCCAATGCTTTATCTGCAGGCCGAGGAGATGAAACATCGATCAAAAGAGGAGATATAAAAACCAGTCAGAAATCCATTCAAAGAAAAAGATCAAAAGATGATGACACTACAAAGGAGGACTTTAAGAAAAACTACCGGGGAAATGAGAAAAAGGATGGAGATACCGTTGATGTTGCAGAAGCCAATTATCAAAAAAGTCTTACATCCGGAAGGGATAAAATGAATGAAGCTGTAAAATGGTTTACAAATGCTTCTGATAAGAAAGCACGGATTGAAACATATGGAGGGACTTATCAAAGTGTTCTTGATGCGGGATACAAGGTATTCTGGTTTTTCCCGGATGAAGAATCTGTTACTATTTGCATGACACGTGGCACCATACGTAAAGGAAATAATGATGACAGTGGTAGTGATATTGAATATGATAGTGAGGGAGACAATGAAAATGGCAATGATAGTGAAAATGAGAGTGAAAACAATAAAGGAGAAATCGTAATTCTTGAGAGCCGGGAAGTCAGTGGTTATGCTCATTCAGATGTGTTTGAAGAAGATCAGGATTATTTGTATGCCAATACTTACAATGTTAAAACCGGAGAATTCCATGCCAGCATAAATTTCAGAGATCTGGATACAAAGCTTGCAAATAAAGAAAATTTGCCTGCGGCATTAAGTAATTCGGAAATCATCTGGTTTATGCAATCTCACGCTAAAGAGGTATATCGATTGAAATATCCGGAAGCTGGTGAGCTCTGTGCAGTTACATCCATAAGCAGGGAAGAAATCGGAAACACACAAACACTGGATACCATATTCATGGCTGACGAAAACAGAGTTGCATTTGTGGGTAATACCGTAACACTTAATGAACCTACGGACGAAGCCATTGCAATACTTGGTACGCCTAACGGCAACTCATCATTGTGGATGCTTATACAACATGAGAAATCAGGAGAAGTTGATATTGAATCTGTAGAGTTTGAGAGCGATCATATTAAAATCAATTATATGAGGGATAATGTGCAGAATGATTAAAAAATATCCTCATATAGGGGAATGCCGACTGACTTTATTTCGTTGTTAATGGACATCAGGTATTTGTATTCCTATTTAATACTTCTCAATATTATCAACATTAGGAATTGATTTATATAAAAGCCTTTCGAATGCCTGAGGTCCTATTTTCATTGGTCCTCTGTATGGATACATGAAAGCAATAATAAGAAACAGAACAAAACTTATCATCGCACATTGCAAAAGGGTTAATACAACATGTATGCGCATGGGTTTAATGATAAAGAAAAAGCCACTAAAGATTGAAATGAAGATACAGCAGAATATTACAATCCACATAGGTTCGGGAACGACGTCCTGACTGGATTTAAGCAATCTGTGCCGTCTTAGTTCAGAAGCTTTGATCAGAGTTTCAAGTAATATTTTTCTGATTTCTGCTTCCTCCTGGTTCTTCGTTTTTAACTTCAATACATATAACTGAAATTCATTTAAAATTTTGCTTACAGTAGTACCATCACCGCCATTCTCCATTTCCGGCCATGATACATCAATAGTAGTCTTTATAATTTGCTTTACATAGTTTTTGGTTTTAACACAATCCTGATATTCCAGACCTCTGGTGTTTCTATAAATATTTAAATAATTAGACATTTCTATCGTAATGTTTTCCTTTTCATCCTGATAGTTTTTCCACGTTTCAACTAAAACCATTGCTAATAGAAATCCAAGAACGGCCCCGTTAATGGTAAAGAAAGGAACAATAAATCTTGAAGTATTTAATTGCTTTTCTATCGAATGAAAGAACTTATGTACAATAAGTAAACCACTGATTGAAAGTATTGAGATTGAGAAAAAGATCAGTGCAAATAATATGAAGGGATTTAAGCCTGCCAGATAAAATGTCATAATTTAATTTGTGCGGAAGTTGTTGGTTATAGCTTAATAAGAGTTAAAGTAAAATTTTCATGGGCATTTAAAGTATACATTGAAAGTAGAGCCTTTGCCTACTTCGCTTTCAACTTCTATTTTACCTCCCGCATCATCTATAATTCTTTTAATTATATATAATCCTATTCCGGTTCCCTCTGTTTCTGTATTAAATCTTTTAAACATTTTAAATAGCTTAGCCTGCTTTAGATTTATTCCAATGCCATTATCAGATACAGATAGAATAGCATAATTATCTTTTTTATAGCACTTAATCCAAATCAAAGGTCTTCTCTGTGATCGGTATTTTATAGCGTTGCTTAACAAATTCATTACAATGCTTCTGATATCTTTCTTAGAAAACTCTATGGAGGGACAGTCGTCTAAGTTTAACCTTATTTCCGCATTACTTTTTTTAATTTGATCAAAGAGCTGTATTTGGACATCTTCAATTATCTCACTTAAGTTCTGAGGAGCAATATCATCTTTTTCCATTCTTTGCACCTTAGAAATTTCAGTTAGATCCAAGATAGTATTTTTTAATTTGGCAATGGATGTTTTGATCATCTCAATCAGCGCAATAATTTCCTTGTTACCGAAGGAGGACGCTGAAGTGACATCGTCAAGTATGGTTGTCAATCCTTCAATATTTGCTATAGGTGCTTTTAAATCATGTGATGCCGTATAGATAAAATTATCAAGGTCTGTGTTTATTTTTAAAAGGGTATCATTTTTTTCATTCAGATCTTTTGTGCGATCTTCCACTTTTTTTTCAAGTTCCAGATTTAGTTTATGCAGCAGATCTTCTGTCGCCATTAATTCTTCTGTAGTCTGTTGAAGCTCAATATTTGACTTGTTTAATTTGGCAAGATTTGTTTTTTGATCTGTTATATCATATGATACACCTAAGTATCCTTTAAAGTTTTTATCGACATCATAAAACGGACGTCCGGAACTTAAAATCCATCTCCATTGTCCATCATATCTTTTCATCCTGATTTCAATTTCGAAGTTAAGTTTATGCTTTGATGCATATTCATAAGCATTCGTTAACCGTTCGAAATCTTCTTTGGGAATGGAGGTTGACCAATCTTTTTTGAGCTCATCTTCCAGGCAAGTTCCGGAGAATTTAAGCCATGTCTTGTTATAATATTCAGGAATTCCTTCGCTATCGGTTCTCCAGATCAAAGCGGGGAAATCTTCTAAGATGGTTAGGTAAAAATCTCTGGATTGTTTTAATCTTTCTTCTGTTTGTTTTTTTTCAAGAAAAGTTCCTAACTGAATAGCAAGTGATGTTACTACTCGTGTAAAAATAATATCCTCTTCTTTGGATTCATTAAAGTAAAACATAAGGGATGCAAAAACTTCTCCTTCATGTGTAATTATAGGGACTCCTAATACACTCTTAAGTCCTACCTGTCGGGCAATTTCTTTTCTTTTAAATTCACTTTTCAAGGATGTTATATCAGGACTCCATACCGTTTTATTAAGAAAGACACTCCCTGTCATTCCTTCTCCAACCCTAAATGTAGACTGCCTGCTGACTTCAAAAAATGGCATAAATTTTTCTTCACTCATATACCATACAGGAGCATATTCAATCACGTGTTTTACTCTGTTCAAAACCCATGCTTCTCCGCAATTCCATCCTGCTTCCTGACAAATAAACTTTATAGTTAAACTTAATGCATTATTGAAATTATCAGCCTTGCTTATTGCAGCGGATATAGTCTGGAGGATTTCCATTTCCTTTAATACTTTATGTTTTTTAGAAATGTCCCTGATTATTCCTGCAAAAAAATATTTTTCTCCTTCCTTCCAGGCTGATAGAGAAAGCTCGATAGGAAACTCTATTTGTTTTTTATTTATAGCTGTTATTTCAAAAGTCTTTCCAATTAGTTTTGGTTGCCCGCTTGAGATAAATCTTTTTATTCCCGTTAAATGAGCTTTACGATGTTTTTCGGGCATAAGAATAGTTAGACTCTCCCCGATGATTTCCTCTTCCTGGTATCCGAATAATTCAATAGCCTTCTTGTTACAGTATAGTATAGTCGAGTTCTCATCTGCTACAAAGATGGAATCTGTCGCAGATTCAGCGATTGCTCTAAAACTATTTTCAGACAATTTAATCCGAGGCTCCTTGTTTTTCATGCGGTTCTATAGAAATGCCACTGATAAATTATTTTCGATATTATATAAAACAATTTTTCTTTTTTTTAATCATTCCGAAAATGTATGGCTAGGTATATGTTTATTCTATTAAAATAGAAAAGTTAAATCAATTGTTTTGAGCGTTGCTAAGGCGTTGTAACATATTGTGGTAGCAATACAAACAAAATGGATTGAATGTGATCTGATTTTATAAATGATGATTATGTTATAGGTAGGTGTTAGACTGCAAGCAAATTAATGATTTAAGTTAATCCTTTATCTTTGTTTAAGGGTTGAAATAGTATAAAGATTAAGGTTGGCAGGTCTCAATATAAAATTGTAATTACAAAAAGATAATTTTATACCTTTTTGATTCCTTTGGGGATTTTATCTGGGGCCATTTTACCCCAGATTTAGTATGTGTTTTCGTGTAAGTCCAATCTATTTCTTTAGCGCTTCCCGCACTTTAGGTGCTATTTTTGTACCGAAAATTTCTATCGATTTCATAAGTGATGTGTGCGAAGGCCCACCAACATCCATGTGTGCAGAGAACCGAGTGAGACCAAAGAGTTCGTGAGCCTCCAGGATTTTATCGATTGCTTCGGTGGCATCACCAATGATGAGGTGACCATTCTGCCCCCGGCCATAATCGAATTGACTGCGTGTAAATGGCTGCCAGCCTCGCGTGCGACCAATTCGGTTCATCTGGTCCGAATAGACAGGGTAGTATTCATCGGCTATTTTTTTACTATCATCTCCAAAGAAACAATGCATATGCACGCCAACTTTAAATTTGGCCATATCATGATTATAGTGCTGATATACATCTTGATAATACTGGAATAATGGTTGAAACTGTGCAGGGTTGCCTCCGATGATTGCAAAGATTACAGGCAAGCCGGCCTTACCTGCTCTTAGAACTGATTCTGGTGTTCCACCCACTGCTACCCATATCTTAAGCTCATTATCTACCGCACGTGGTAAAACTTCCTGGTTATTTAATGCAGCTCTGTATTTTCCTTTCCAGGTGATAGGATTCTGTTTGTTTATATTCACCAGTAGATCAAGCTTTTCTTCAAACAAGCCATTATAGTCTTTGAGATCATATCCATAAATGGGAAAGGATTCGATAAAGCTTCCTCTTCCTGCAGTGATTTCTGCACGCCCATTGCTTATCTGATCGATGGTAGCAAAGCTTTGATAGATCCTCACCGGATCGGAAGAGCTGAGTACTGTCACTGCACTGCCTAATTTAATATGCTTGGTAACGGTGGCTGCTGCAGCTAATACAATTTCAGGTACAGATACCGCATAATCAGGACGGTGATGTTCCCCAATGCCAAAGAAGTCCAGGCCAACCTCATCCATCAATTTTATCTCCTCGATCAGTTCACGCAAGCGCTCACCTGAGGGTAGCGGTTGCTCATTCTGATCATAATGATTGTCTCCAAACATTCCTATACCAAGTTCCATATGTAGTAATTCTCTTTTTGTAAAGATAGGAAAAGAACGACTTAGTGGTAGTACATGTTTGGAACTTACTTGTATATTTTATTAGTTAGAGGAGCAGTTTTCCTTGATTTCCAATGTTTAACTTAGGAGTAGGTTTAAGGTTTAAATTCAATCAATTCACTTGTTTTCCAGCCCAACCTATGTGAAATCACATACAGTGTTTCTCCTTTTTTTAATTGAAATGGCTTAGTATAGATTTTCCATTGATCCGATGGTTTTGTTTTATAACCTATAGAAGCTCCTTTTGTACTGGTTGTCAGAGTAACTTTATTTTTCACCAAATTTATCTGTGGCTTTTCTGCCTGCGGTTGTTGCAAGTTAGGCCAAAAAGTTTTAGCAATATCAGATTCGGAAGTAAAACCAAGATCTCCTGTTTCCCTGATCCATAGATCAAGAGCACCTCTTAATTCAATAAGTTTGGCTTGATGTTCAGCACTGCCAGCTATATTATTTATTTCGTAAGGATCATTCTTTGTATCATATAATTCTTCTGGTGGCTTGGTCTTTCTCATAAGCGCCGCTTGAACCGGGTTCAGTTTTCCCAAACTATCTAATCTGTACAACTCTTTAACACCTTCTTGTGATTTTCTATAAGTAAGATTAAGGAACTGTGGTTTCTGAGGCTGGTAATTTCGTATGTATTTATACCTCCCGTCACTTGTGGCCCTTAGCAGGTCTATCGACTCATCAAATCTATCCGCAGAGAAGTACACATACTTTCTTTTATTTGCTTCATTGTTTGCAAATATGTTTCTTCCATGGATATTAGGAGGAGTGGGAATATTATAAAAAGATAAAATGGTTGGTCCCAGATCCATTAGATAAACCAGATCATTGTTTATGGTGCCTGCCTGGCGCTTATCAGGGAAACGTATTAAAAGAGGAACACTCACTCCTGAATTATGCAAACTCCTTTTACTGCGGGGAAGACCATTGCCATGATCTCCTGAAAGTATGATAATAGTATTCTTCAGTAATCCATTTTTTTCAAGTGTATCAAGGATTTTTCCGATAATGACATCACAGTATTTTAAGTTATTATATTGAGTTGCCCAATCCAGTTTATTTGTCACTGTCTGTGGCAGATAGGGCGGGACAATTACTTTGGAAGTATCTACAGACAATGGAATATTTTGTCTTCCCCATCCCCAGATTTGAGATTCATGCGTTTCCCAGAAATTGATTTGCTTAAAGAAAGGCTTGTCTTTAGGGAAACTAAACCTGTCTGTTGAATCATTTGCAGGATATACATCCCAGGTTAAAGGCGATGCTGCAAACTGATAATCTGACTTTTTGCTTGAAACGGTATAAACTCCATTTTCTCTAAGTATATCCGGGAAACATCTAACATAGTCAGGGGGTACCACTTCATAGTTCGGAATATTGGGATATTTGTTTTGTGCCTGTATGCGCATGTTGTGCGATCCGATAGAAGTCGGATACATTCCTGTGATGATACTTGATCTGGTCGGTGCACATACAGGAACAGTTGTAAAGGCTTTCTTAAAAACTATGCCTTCTTTTGCTATGCGATCGATATTGGGCGTGGAGATTGTCTTGTCTCCGTAAGCAGAGAATATAGGACTTAAATCTTCAAAGTCCAGCCATATGACATTCGTTGAAGTTTGTGAGAATGAAACATGTATTATATTTAGAAAAAGTATTTTGAACAGAATAGTTCTAATTGTGCTTTTCATTTGAGATAAAATTTTTTGTTCTTTGAAATTGGAAGATTAATTCAAGGTTTTATTGCATGCTATTGAGGTAAACTTCTCGTATATATGAAGATTGAGTTGCGATAAGCAAAGCATGAATGTTTACAGCCCTTCTATTAGGATTATCAAAACCAAAAGAACAAAAAAAATGACTTTGAATAAAGTTATTTAAAGAAATGCCGGAATGGATACCAGTATGGGCAGAGGCATTGTAATCTTTATATCTGTCAAAAGGAAGTTGCAATATTTTATACGGTAATTAAAGTACAGAAAAACAATGCCATAGGCCTTGTTCCAAAGAGAAATATTTTGTTATTTAGTTCAGTTTTTAAATGGATTTTTATGTCTTCTTATAACATACTTACAACTTTTGCAGGACTTCACCTTAAGAAGAAATTAATGTATGCAGGTTCATTGAATCTTATGGCATTAAAT of Sporocytophaga myxococcoides DSM 11118 contains these proteins:
- a CDS encoding sulfatase-like hydrolase/transferase; amino-acid sequence: MKSTIRTILFKILFLNIIHVSFSQTSTNVIWLDFEDLSPIFSAYGDKTISTPNIDRIAKEGIVFKKAFTTVPVCAPTRSSIITGMYPTSIGSHNMRIQAQNKYPNIPNYEVVPPDYVRCFPDILRENGVYTVSSKKSDYQFAASPLTWDVYPANDSTDRFSFPKDKPFFKQINFWETHESQIWGWGRQNIPLSVDTSKVIVPPYLPQTVTNKLDWATQYNNLKYCDVIIGKILDTLEKNGLLKNTIIILSGDHGNGLPRSKRSLHNSGVSVPLLIRFPDKRQAGTINNDLVYLMDLGPTILSFYNIPTPPNIHGRNIFANNEANKRKYVYFSADRFDESIDLLRATSDGRYKYIRNYQPQKPQFLNLTYRKSQEGVKELYRLDSLGKLNPVQAALMRKTKPPEELYDTKNDPYEINNIAGSAEHQAKLIELRGALDLWIRETGDLGFTSESDIAKTFWPNLQQPQAEKPQINLVKNKVTLTTSTKGASIGYKTKPSDQWKIYTKPFQLKKGETLYVISHRLGWKTSELIEFKP